From Bacteroidota bacterium:
ATGATGGGCAGAGACGCTATTGCTAAAGCCTTTGAAAAGGAATGCGGTACAGCCTTCGGTAAAGTAACTACCGACGGACTGATTGGTCTGTTCGATACTGCCTGCATAGGCATGAACGATCAGGAACCTGCTGCCATTATCAATGGTGTAGTATTTACCAGGCTTACCGAAAACAAGGTAAAAGAACTGGTTGCCGGATTCCGCGCAGGTAAATCGGCAAACGAGCTGGTGACTGCCTTTGGCGATGGTGCCAACGCAGAAATGAAAAGCATGGTGAATAACAACATCATGAAAAAAGGTCCGGTCATCTTTTCGGATTATACCAGCGGTAACGCCCTCAAAAAACTCAATACTCTTACTCCCGACCAGGCAATTGCCGAAGTGAAGGACTCAGCCATTCGCGGACGCGGCGGCGCGGGTTTCCCGACAGGGTACAAATGGGAGTTCTGCTCAAAGAATGAAGGAAACAAAGTTGTGTTGTGCAATGCAGACGAAGGCGAACCCGGAACATTCAAAGACCGCGTGCTGCTTACCGAACTTCCCCATATGGTGTTTGAAGGTATGGCACTTGCTGCCTATGCTATTGGTGCAAAGCAAGGCATCCTTTATCTGCGCGCCGAATACACATACATGAAAGAAAATCTTGAGAAAGTTCTTGCAGGAATGCGTGCAAAAAACCTTCTTGGCAAAGATATCGCCGGAAACAAAGGGTTTGATTTCGATATCCGCATCCAGATGGGCGCAGGCGCTTATATTTGCGGTGAGGAATCAGCGCTGATAGAATCAGCTGAAGGCAAACGCGGCGAACCACGGAATCGCCCGCCATTCCCGGTACAGAAAGGATACAAAATGCAACCGACCGTTGTGAACAATGTGGAAACACTTTGCTCTGTTGTACGCATCATTGAAAAAGGCGCCGGCTGGTACAAAGGTTTTGGTACGGAACAATCAAGCGGAACCAAGGTGCTCAGCATCTCCGGCGACTGCAAATTCCCCGGTGTGTATGAAATTGAATGGGGAATGACTATAAAAGAAATGCTCGAGATGTGCGGTGCAGAAGATGTACAGGCACTTCAGGTGGCGGGTCCTTCAGGACTCTGCATTTCGCCAAAAATGTTTGACCGTAAAATTGCCAACGAAGATTTGCCTACAGGCGGTTCGATGATTGTAATCGGGAAAAAACGCGACCTGCTGAAAGACGTAGTACTGAACTTCATGGATTTCTTTGTTGACGAATCATGCGGCTCATGCGTACCATGCCGTGCACTTACTCCTGTAATGAAGAAAAAACTCGAAAAAGTAATTGCGGGCAAAGCCCTCACTTCAGAAATTGATGAGCTAACGGCACTCGGCAGAATGATGAAAGAACTGAATCGTTGCGGTCTTGGGCAAACTGCCGCCAATCCTATACTTACAACAATTGAGAACTTCAGGGAAAAATATGAAGCACTCACAAAAGAATCAAAGAACGGCGTGTATGAGTTTGACCTTGCTGCCGCCTGCAAAGATTCATGTGCAGTTGTAAAAAGAGAAGTAAACGTTCATTAATCCGATCATTCAAGAACTCAGATAAAACACAAAATATGAGCAAAGTTAAATTCACGATAGACGGCAAAGAATGCATCGCTGAAGAAGGTCTTGACCTTTGGAAGGCAGCCATGCTGAACGGAATTTTTATCCCGTATCTGTGCCACATGAAAGACGTTATACCTGCCGGTTCATGCCGTATCTGCACCGTTAAAGTGAACGGACGATCGGTTGCAGCCTGCACAACCCCGGTAACAGCCGACATGAACGGTGCCGTGGTTGAGAATGAAACACCGCAGCTGGAAGCTATGCGTAAGATGATTACCGAGCTTTTATTTGTTGAAGGCAATCATTTTTGCCCTGCATGCGAAAAGAGCGGCAATTGTGAACTTCAGGCTATGGGATACCGTTATCAGATGATGGTTCCCCAGTTTGAATATAATTTCCCGATGCGCGAAGTAGATGCTACTACACCTAAGATTTACCTTGACCGCAACAGGTGCATACAATGTAAAAAATGCATCCGCTCCATCAAAGATGATCAGGGACGCAGCTATTTTGCCTTCTACAAACGCGGTAACAAACTTGAAATCCACATCGACCACGAACTGGCTGCCGGAATGAGCAACGAACTTGCACAGGCTGCTATGGACGGTTGCCCGGTGGGAGCCATACTGCGCAAGGAAAAAGGATTTGATGTTCCCATAGGTCAGCGTAAATT
This genomic window contains:
- a CDS encoding NAD(P)H-dependent oxidoreductase subunit E; translated protein: MSQIENSVKEITGKYANNPDRLMDILTDVQNQLRFVPAEAIGIISKELKMSRVDVEQTSSFYHFFTCKPSGKYTVYLNNSAVAGMMGRDAIAKAFEKECGTAFGKVTTDGLIGLFDTACIGMNDQEPAAIINGVVFTRLTENKVKELVAGFRAGKSANELVTAFGDGANAEMKSMVNNNIMKKGPVIFSDYTSGNALKKLNTLTPDQAIAEVKDSAIRGRGGAGFPTGYKWEFCSKNEGNKVVLCNADEGEPGTFKDRVLLTELPHMVFEGMALAAYAIGAKQGILYLRAEYTYMKENLEKVLAGMRAKNLLGKDIAGNKGFDFDIRIQMGAGAYICGEESALIESAEGKRGEPRNRPPFPVQKGYKMQPTVVNNVETLCSVVRIIEKGAGWYKGFGTEQSSGTKVLSISGDCKFPGVYEIEWGMTIKEMLEMCGAEDVQALQVAGPSGLCISPKMFDRKIANEDLPTGGSMIVIGKKRDLLKDVVLNFMDFFVDESCGSCVPCRALTPVMKKKLEKVIAGKALTSEIDELTALGRMMKELNRCGLGQTAANPILTTIENFREKYEALTKESKNGVYEFDLAAACKDSCAVVKREVNVH
- a CDS encoding 2Fe-2S iron-sulfur cluster-binding protein, which produces MSKVKFTIDGKECIAEEGLDLWKAAMLNGIFIPYLCHMKDVIPAGSCRICTVKVNGRSVAACTTPVTADMNGAVVENETPQLEAMRKMITELLFVEGNHFCPACEKSGNCELQAMGYRYQMMVPQFEYNFPMREVDATTPKIYLDRNRCIQCKKCIRSIKDDQGRSYFAFYKRGNKLEIHIDHELAAGMSNELAQAAMDGCPVGAILRKEKGFDVPIGQRKFDKEPIGTEFLKDNK